Part of the Usitatibacter palustris genome, GGCGTGCCGATCGGCGCGGTGGCCGAAACCGGAGCGGGCGGCGCCTTCGGCGCGTTGTGCTTCTGCCACGCATCCCACAACAAGAGCGCGGAGAACGAAAACACGACAAAGGCGATAAGGCGCTGGGTGTCCATCATGTTGGCGGGTCTTCAGTTCAGGGGACGGGGTCGAACCCGCCCGGATGCCAGGGGTGGCAGCGGAGGATGCGGCGCGTGGCAAGCCACGATCCACGCACCGCGCCGTGACGCTCGATCGCCTCGACGGCGTAGTTCGAGCAGCTCGGAACGAAACGGCATTGCCGGCCCCACCAGGGACTCAGCAAGTACTGATAAGCCCGGATGAGGGCCAGCAGGACCGCACGCATTTCAGCGGGGGGCCTTTTCCAGCGCCTGGTCGAGCAGGCCGGAAATCTCGCGGGCAAGTTCCCCGGAGGAGACCTTGTCGACGCGATCGCGAAAGGCGACCACGAGGTCGAGGCCGGCTGCCTTGGCGCCATGGCGCCGGAAGAGCTCGCGAACAACCCGCTTGATGCGATTGCGATGGACGGACGAAGGCGCCACGCGACGCGACAGCGCAATGCCCAGGCGGGAGACGCCGGGGCGA contains:
- the yidD gene encoding membrane protein insertion efficiency factor YidD, which gives rise to MRAVLLALIRAYQYLLSPWWGRQCRFVPSCSNYAVEAIERHGAVRGSWLATRRILRCHPWHPGGFDPVP
- the rnpA gene encoding ribonuclease P protein component; the protein is MSRGARKEGLSRRHRFTAQGSFGPALRSPRKARGTRSLVHVLAGRPGVSRLGIALSRRVAPSSVHRNRIKRVVRELFRRHGAKAAGLDLVVAFRDRVDKVSSGELAREISGLLDQALEKAPR